In the Bacteroidales bacterium genome, ACCCCAGCCTTAGCCTTAGCCTTAGCCTTATATCGTTACACATTAATTTTACTGAAGCACCAAATTAATATATTACGCTAATGAAAAATATTAACAAGCTAAAGATTTTTATATATTTATTTTTCTTTTTATTACTGATATTTTATTTAACCTTTAAACAAAAGAATTATTATACAATTCCTACATATTCAAAAAATAATTACCTGAATGCAGTAATTGAAATTCCGGCAGGTACAAATATGAAAATTGAATATAATCCAGGTATAAATTCTTTTATGCCTGATGTGGTTAATGGGCAGGACAGAGTAATAAAATTCTTACCATACCCCGGAAATTATGGATTTATTCCTTCAACTTTTATGGATACTAAACTTGGTGGTGATGGAGATGCTTTGGACATACTTGTAATTGCCGAATCGGTTCCTGTAAAAACTATAATGGAAGTAATTCCTATAGCTATAATCAAACTTTTAGATGAAAATGAAATTGATAATAAAATAATTGCTATTCCTGTAAATAGTGAGGAACGAATAATTAATGTCAAAACATTTAGTGAATTTGAGGAAAAATACCCTGTCGCAAAAAATATCATTGAAAATTGGTTTAGTTCGTATGAAAAAAATGGACAGATTAAATTTTTAGGATGGGAAGACGAAAACCATGCGAAAGAAGAGATAAAAAAATGGATGAAATAATTAAATATGTAAATGATTAAATGAATAAATGCGTAAATGTTATCTGTCATAATTTTCTATAATCATTCAATCATTTTATTATTAAAACCTGTCTGCCGACAGGCAGGCATTACCAGTTAATTTAACCAAAGAACTATTAATTTGCAGAAAATGAATTTATTACAAAAAATTACAATTTGTTTAGGGTGTATCTTATGGAGTGTCAATTTATTAGGGCAAGATATTGAAAGTTATGAATATTATTTTTTAAACGGTAGATATAACGAAATAATTGAACTTGCAGATAAAGAAATATCATCTGATAGTATTAATTTTGTTAGTTATTACCGGAAAGCAATTGCTTTACAAAAACAAGGGAAACTTATAAAAAGCATACAATTATTAGAAAAACATCAAACTCTTTTTTCTGATAATGATAAAATTAACAGGCTTTTGGCAGATAGTTATTTTGAAGCCGGACAATATTCAAAAGCAAAAATATTGTTAAAAGAATTAATCAAAAAAGATACATTGAATTTTTCTGTATTAATAAACCTTGCTAAAATATACAAATTCAATAAGGAATATGTAAAAGCAATACATTTACTTGAAAATTATAACAATATTGACAGTACAAATTATATATGCCTGTCGAATTTAGCAGATAATTACTATAATATTGACAGTATAAATATTGCTATAAAATATTATAAAGAAGTATTAATCTTAAATCCTGATAATCAATTAATTGCCAACAAATTGGCTAATTTGTATATAAAAATTAATAAACCTAAGGAGGCAATTAAAATTTGTGATACTATACTTAAAAATGATACTGCTAATATTAAATTTATAAAAACAAAAGGATTAGCATTATTTAAAGATTCTAATTTTGAAGATGCCTTAAAATTATTTAAAAGAGCTTATATATTAGGTGATTCTACATTCTTTACAATTAAATATCTTGGTATTTCAAATTATAAAACAAATAATTATTTTGATGCAGTTGCTTATTTGAATAAAGCTCTAACAAGAGATAGTTTAAATGTTGAAATGAATTATTTTTATGGTGCTGCATTAGGACATACAATGAAAAAAACTGAAGCTATTAAATATCTTAATAAAGCTTATGAATTAATGCAGCCTGATAAAGAAACTGTTGAAATTATTTTTAATGAAAAAGCAATCATTTATCTTGTAATAGAAGAATATAATAAATCTTTAGAATGTAATAAAATAGTATATAAAAATAACCCAAGTAAAATAATATATCTTTATAAAATAGCTTCTTTATTAGAAAATAAATTAAACAATAAAAATGAAGCATTAGAGTATTATCAAAAATTTGTAGATGAAGTTTCTAAATCTGAATTAAGTAATAAGAATTTAAGTTCTTATAAAAGTAGTTATATAAAATATCTATATGATTTTTCAAAGGAAAGAATAACTAAAATAAAAGAAGAGCTTTTTTTTCAGGGAAATTCTGAAACAAGAGAATAAATTGTAACCGTTCATAGTTAATAAATAAAATTGTTCAATTGTTTTATTGCTATATTGTTCAATTGTTCAATTGTACTTTAGATTTATGCCATGAATGGTTACAATAAATTAAATAATAATAGGTATTAATTTTAAAAATAATAACTATAAAATAAAATTTAAAAAAAATGAAAACATATAATGTAATTATTATTGGTGGAGGCCCAGCAGGTATAATAACCGGAGTTACTGCAAAAAAAAGAAATCCAAAAAAATCTATATTACTAATTAAAAAAGAAGAAAAAGGACTTGTTCCATGTGGAATTCCTTATGTGTTTTACAGATTAGATTCAATTGATAAAAATGTAATGGGTCCAAAACCTTTTGTTGATTTAGGTGGAGACGTAATAACTGATACCGTAATAAAAGTTGATATAAAAAATAAAAAAGTAATTGTAGAATCTAGGGCAGAATATCAATATAATAAATTGGTATTTGCAACAGGCTCTGTTCCTGTTATTCCAAAATTTATTAAAGGATATGACCTTGATGGAGTGGAGTATATTAAAAAAAGTTATAATTATATTAAAACATTAATAAATAAAACTCAACAGGTTAATAATATTGTGATTGTAGGAGGCGGTTTTATTGGGGTTGAAGTAGCAGAACAATTAGCATTACATGAGAATAAAACAGTATCATTAGTTGAAGCTGAAAAAGAATGTTTTAGTAAAGCTTTTTCCGAAGATCTATCAAAAATTGCCACTGACAAATTAAGAGAAACTAAGGTAAATGTTTATACTTTAACATTGGTTAAAGAGGTAAAAGGTGAAAATGGAAAAGTTACAGGAGTATTATTGGATAATGGGAAAATTATTAATGCTGAAATGGTAATAATGGCTATTGGCTATAAACCTGAAACGCAAATAGCAGAAGAAGCAGGACTGAAATTAAATAATGTGGGTGCCATAATTGTCGATAATTTTGAAAGAACTAATGAAAAAGATATATGTGCTGTTGGAGATTGTTCTCAAACTATAGGATTTATTACCGGAAGAATTGATAATGTAATGCTTGCATCCACTGCTACAGCCGAAGCAAGAGTATTAGGATATAATTTATTTGGAATTAAAATAGTTAAATCATTTGTAGGAACTATTGGAATTTTCTCAACTGAAATTAATGGTTTAACATTGGCAGCTGCTGGATTAAATGAAAATAATGCTGCCTATGCAAATGTTGAATATATTTCTGCTGTTTTTACTGATGTTGACCGACATCCGGGAGCATTTAAAGATACTTCTTTTTTATCAGTTAGGCTTTATGCATCTCCTTGTGATGGTAGTATTTTAGGAGGAGAAGTGTGGGGTGGTAAATCA is a window encoding:
- a CDS encoding inorganic diphosphatase; amino-acid sequence: MKNINKLKIFIYLFFFLLLIFYLTFKQKNYYTIPTYSKNNYLNAVIEIPAGTNMKIEYNPGINSFMPDVVNGQDRVIKFLPYPGNYGFIPSTFMDTKLGGDGDALDILVIAESVPVKTIMEVIPIAIIKLLDENEIDNKIIAIPVNSEERIINVKTFSEFEEKYPVAKNIIENWFSSYEKNGQIKFLGWEDENHAKEEIKKWMK
- a CDS encoding tetratricopeptide repeat protein translates to MNLLQKITICLGCILWSVNLLGQDIESYEYYFLNGRYNEIIELADKEISSDSINFVSYYRKAIALQKQGKLIKSIQLLEKHQTLFSDNDKINRLLADSYFEAGQYSKAKILLKELIKKDTLNFSVLINLAKIYKFNKEYVKAIHLLENYNNIDSTNYICLSNLADNYYNIDSINIAIKYYKEVLILNPDNQLIANKLANLYIKINKPKEAIKICDTILKNDTANIKFIKTKGLALFKDSNFEDALKLFKRAYILGDSTFFTIKYLGISNYKTNNYFDAVAYLNKALTRDSLNVEMNYFYGAALGHTMKKTEAIKYLNKAYELMQPDKETVEIIFNEKAIIYLVIEEYNKSLECNKIVYKNNPSKIIYLYKIASLLENKLNNKNEALEYYQKFVDEVSKSELSNKNLSSYKSSYIKYLYDFSKERITKIKEELFFQGNSETRE
- a CDS encoding FAD-dependent oxidoreductase, which codes for MKTYNVIIIGGGPAGIITGVTAKKRNPKKSILLIKKEEKGLVPCGIPYVFYRLDSIDKNVMGPKPFVDLGGDVITDTVIKVDIKNKKVIVESRAEYQYNKLVFATGSVPVIPKFIKGYDLDGVEYIKKSYNYIKTLINKTQQVNNIVIVGGGFIGVEVAEQLALHENKTVSLVEAEKECFSKAFSEDLSKIATDKLRETKVNVYTLTLVKEVKGENGKVTGVLLDNGKIINAEMVIMAIGYKPETQIAEEAGLKLNNVGAIIVDNFERTNEKDICAVGDCSQTIGFITGRIDNVMLASTATAEARVLGYNLFGIKIVKSFVGTIGIFSTEINGLTLAAAGLNENNAAYANVEYISAVFTDVDRHPGAFKDTSFLSVRLYASPCDGSILGGEVWGGKSSAEIINIIGMAIQKNVTVFELVSYQVGTHPLLTSAPTKIVLIKAAEGIINKIHKK